A stretch of DNA from Acidobacteriota bacterium:
TCTCGATCTCCTTTGAGACGCGGGAGTCTATCCCCGAAACGAATGCCGCGATGACGATGACGGTCGTCGTGCCGACCACAACGCCGAGAATGGTCAGAAACGACCGGAGCTTGTTCTGCCGGAGCGTATCGAACGCCATCAGGAGATTCTCTTTGAATTCCGCTCGTATCATTCGGGATCTACTCGCTCCGGAGTGCCTCTATCGGGTCGAGCCCGGCTGCCGTCCACGCCGGATAAACACCCGATGCGAGCCCAACCCCGCTTGAGACCAAGAATGCGGCGATGACCCAGCCAATCGGCAATGCCGTCGGTATCGGCGTAAGCGTCGCGACCAACTGCGACAAAAGAAATGCGATCGTGATGCCGATCGCTCCGCCCATCAGCGACAGCGTGACCGACTCCGCCAGGAACTGCTTCAGAATATCGCGGCGGCGGGCGCCGGTGCTCATTCGGATGCCGATCTCTTTGGTTCGCTCCGTTACGCTGACCAGCATGATGTTCATGATAACGATACCGCCGACGACCAGTGAGATCGATGTAACACCGATGGCCGCGACCTGAATGGTTCCGAAGATCTGATCACGAAGTTTGTTGATAGCTCCCGGAGTTACGATGCCGAAATTGTCCGCTTCGGAGGGACCGAGCTTGCGTCTCGTTCGCATCAGGGTCCGCACCTCGTCTGCCGCCTCAACGTATGCTTCCGGTGTTGTCGAACTGATGCTGATCGAGATGTTGCGGCGAAGCCCATTGATCGAAAGGAACGTCCTCAACGGGATCGCGACGTACATGTCGCGCGTTTGCCCGAAGGCGGTTCCGAGTTCTTTTCCGACTCCGATCACCTGAAACGTCCGGCCATCGACCTTTATTGTCTTGCCTATCGGTGAATCGTTTGGAAAGAGCTTTGCGGCCGCCTCGGAACCGAGAAACGCGACGTATCGCCGAGCTTCTTCATCCGAGGCCGAGAAGTAGCGGCCGTCAGCGGTTTCGATGTTCTCTATCTCGGCCAGATTCGGCGTATTTGCCTTGAGCTGTATCTTCTGGAGCGTCTCGTTGCCGAATTTGACGTCAGCGACCGATGCCGCCTTGCCCGCTGCGTCGCGGATAGTACGGCTTCCGGCAGCGAGTTCCTGCAGGGCCTCAAGATCATCAATATTAACGTCCTTGTTGCGGCGGCGTGCGGCATTGAGTGCTTCAACACTCGCGAAATCTTCGATCGAGTACTTTTGTACGGAGAATGCATTCGTGCCGATGTTCGCGATCTTATCATCAACATAGGCGTTGAAACCCTCGATGATCGAAACGACAACGATCACGGTCGCAACGCCGAAGATCACGCCGAGAAGTGTTAAGAATGAGCGGAGCTTGTTCCCGAGAATGGAACCGAATGCGATCCTTAATGCTTCGAACAACGACATAGGTTCCAGAGCGCCGCCGACTTCGCGGCTAAGATTTCATTACGAACGCAAGACCGTGGCGGTTTCAAGTGTCGCGAAGCGGCCGCGAGGTGACAACTACTGCATCGCCGGTGCGTACTTTCCCGGGCTCGACGACCTTTGCATTGATGCCTCGTAGGCTATGGCGGCGGCCGAAATCGGAATTGGCGAACTTCATCGCGTCGAGCCCGAAGCGTTCAACGAACTTCTTGCAGCCGGTGTGCGGAATGGCGGTCACTTCGATCACGGCGTCGCCAACTTTGATTCTGGTTCCGGGCGGGAGATTTTCGCCGCTCATGTCGAGATCAACAAAGAGCTGGTCACCGGCAAGCGGCATGCGCTCGCGGCTGCCCGCAATAAGCTCCGCAAAACGGCAGTTCATCAAATTAAGTTGCATCTCGGGATGTCCGAGCCCACTGTCCGTCCGTGAACTTCCGCGGGTCAGCCAGTTGTCGCCAACGAGGCCCACCTCGAGATCGAGTTCGCCTTCCTGAATGACCTCGCGGGCGTCGGTCGCCGGCCGACGGACGATCATCTCAAGTCGGCCTTCATCCTTCGGAGCGGCGAGTACATGATCGATCCTCGCTTCGATCTCGGCGGTGGTGAGCGTAATGATCTGATCGTTCTCGAAGGGTCTCATTTTGTTTCCAAGGTCAATCGCTCTGCGATCCGTTCAACAGACGGAACTCCGCCCGGGTAGAGCCGTCAGGAAGGAGCGGGGAATGGCGGCGTAGGCACCGGCTGGCCGAAAACATCGGAGCCGTTCACGAGTATTGTCGGCGTCGGATAGCCGACCCGGGGATCGTCGGATGCAAGCTCACTCTGATGGACGATCTCAAGTTTCGGCGGAGAGCCCATCGAGGCAAGGGCCTGCTCTAGAGCTTCGAGCATCTTGGGCGTGTTCCGGCAGCCATCGCGTGTCAGAAATTCGAGTTTTGCCATTTTTACCTCGCGACCATTGTCCGCCACGCTCTCGCCGGTTGGGCCCCATCGCATACAGCCGCCCAGTAGTATGCACAAGAATAGTATCGCTGAGAATCTGCCTGCACCCATATCGAGATTCTCAATCTTTCAGACGCTAATCACAACCGACCCCGGACACCGTTCCGACCAAAGGGAAAAGAAAAACGCGGAAGGCAAATTGCCTCCCGCGTTCTTTTGTGGACCTCTAGTGCTGCCTTAGGGCTCGATCTTGTAATCCGGCCAGCAGGCGGTCGGGTTTAGGTAGAGCTCGAGCATTTCCATTGCAAGAGCATTCGCCCGTGTGTTCGAGGCAACCGGCTGGTTCGGGTCGAGGATCTTAGAGACATGGTCGCGAATGCCTTCGAGGTGGATACGGGTCGTGCGGTCGGTGGTGTTTGCAAGTGCCCGTACGGCCATAGCGCTGATCTCGCGAAGCTCGGCACGATAGAACGCACGCTCATCGCCGCTCGACATAAACATCGCGGCAAAGCCGGGCGGGAGGTTCGCCGGAACCGTCACGGTGCCGTTGATCTTGTTATTTGCGATATCAAGATAAGAACGGTGCAGGTTGCGGCGATAGGCATCGACCACGACGTTCTGTCCGTTGAGTTCGGAGAAGACGCCGTTGCGGACATCCGCCAGGAACTCGGCCGGCTGATACGCGGCCGCACCGTCAAGCGCCTGCTGCTCGATGAGCCGTGCGAACCGTGAGCTTGAGAGCAGATTGTTGAGCACGCTGTTCTGTGCATTGCGGACGCGGTTGAGAGCTCCGAGCGGCTCGATGCGGCGGAGGATCTCCTTATCGAGTGCCCAGGTCGGCGTTTTGAAGGCATTCTCGTTGAGGAACGCGACTGCCTGTTTCTGCCGCATGTTAGGGATCAACTCGAAACGGACGCCGTTCTGCCCGATGTGCCGCTGCTGCGAGTTATAGCCACCGACGATCGCGGCAACGTGGTTGAGCTCAAGCGTCCATTGTCCGAGCATACGGCCGTAGAGCTCGGAAAGGTCGTTGTAGGGCTCGCCTTTTTGAGTTGTCGAGGCCGGGACTATGTAGCCGGCGACCCGCTTTAGATTGCGAATGCCAAGTTCGGTCGAGTAGATCGCATCGGCATCACCGACCGCTTCGGTCAGTTCGCCGGGGTCGCTTCCGGCCGAACCTGCTGTCGAGAAGCGGTACCACGGCGTTGCGTCCTGTTGACGTGCCCATTCGTCGAGCGTCGCTTTTTCGGCGTCGGAGTTCGTCGCTGTCGGGATCGGCTTATAGCCCCACATCGTAGCCCAAACGTCATAGGGGCCAATGCCCGGGACGAGGTCGGCGGGGTCGATCTTGTCTTCCGGCTGGGCGACATAGTTGAACCGCGAATAGTCCATCAGGGTCGAAACGTGGCCGTACTGCTTGACCCAGTTTCGGTCGCGGACCTTTTCGGCCGGGTACATCGAGCTCGCCTTCATATTGTGCTGGAAGCCGAGCGTATGGCCGACCTCGTGGGCAACGACATACTCGACAAGCGTTCCCATCAGGTCATCCGGCATCGGCAGCCGCTGTGCACGCGGGTCGTTCGGGCTCGCCTGAAGGAAGTACCACGAACGCTGGAGGTTCATGATGTTGTGATACATCTGGATGTCCGACTCGAGAATTTCGCCGGTCCGCGGGTCGTTGATGTGCGGGCCGGAGGCGTTCTCGATGGTCGAGGGCAGCCAGCGGATGACGCTGTAGCGAGCGTCCTCGGGGCTGAAGGTCGGATCCTCCGCGGCGGTCGGGGCCATCTTGGCGATGATCGCGTTCTTGAACCCGGCGGCCTCGAAGGCTTTCTGCCATTTCTCGACACCGCGTTTGGTGAACGGGATGAGCCATTTCGGCGTTGCCGAGTCGATGTAGTAAACGATCGGCTTTACCGGTTCGGAGATGGCTGCGTTCGGGTCCTTTTTCTCAAGCCGCCAGCGGGTGATGAACCGCCGCTGGGTCGCCTTGTGTTCGGGGCGGCCGTAGTCGATGTTGGAGACCGAGAAATAGCCGACACGTTCGTCAAAGAGCCGCGGCTGCATCGGGTTTTCCGGAAGCTTGACCATGCTGTGGTTGAGCACAACGGTCGCCGAGCCCGGACGCATTCCCTGATTGAAAGGACTGCCGCCGCCACCGCCCGGCGCGCCGGCCGGCGTGGGATTGCGGACGTAAGTGTGCGTCGCAACAGCCTCGATGTTCGTCGGATACGTTGCAATGCGTTCGATGTAAGAACGCGAGGCATCAAGCGTATTTGCTTGCAGACGCTGGCGTGCCGAAAGCTCCGTCAGGTCGGTCGTGAAGAGCCGCGTTACGTCAATAACGGCGGCTTCATTCGGGCCCCAGGCCGCGACCGGGAATGCCATTAGGATAACGTCCTCATTTGCTGCGGCCACGGCCTGTGCGATCGGCTGATTGCGGTCGGCGACGATGTCGTAGCTGATGCTGCGAAGATTGATCTTGTTATCAACCCGCTCCCAGCGGACGACGCGGCGGCCGAGTGCCTGGCCGCCATAGCCGACGCCGAGGGTCGTGCGGGCGATCTGCGTCACCCACAAAAACTCTTTGTTGATCTCGGCGGCCGGGATCTCGTAAAAGAATTTGTCCTTTATCTTATGAACCTTGAAGACGCCGTCTTTCGACACCGCATCTTTGGTAATTACCTGATCATAGGGTTTCGGGTCCTGGTCAGCTCCCGGACGCGCTCCGGGCATTCCGGGACGCTGCGGGCCGGCGGGCGTTTCGGCCGGTGTCGGCGGCGGGTCTTGGGCAAATACGCCAATGCTGCCCGAGAACGCAATGATCCCGATAAGCAGAAAAGCGAGTGTGGTCCTTCTCATTTAGTGATGCTCCTTAACTAGTTTTGCATGGGTGAAGCTGCATACCGCCCGGCTTTCTTAAGGCAATTTGCCGCGGAAAGCTGCTGCCACTCCGGCCTTTGCGGGTAAAAGCGAGGTATAGCACTCGCGAGGGTATGTTCGCAACAGTGAACGTGTAATTACGAGCAGGAGCGGGGCTTGGTTTCAGCAGCAGCCGGAAATAAGTTGACTTTGCCGGGCAGGCGGGACTAAGATAGCGACAATTCTTACGCAAAGCTCAGGCGAAGCACCGCCCCGCAATCTTTTTCATATATTCAGAAAGGGAAGGAGGAGCCTGAGAAATGAAGAAAAACCTGGTACTTTCCGTGATCTCGATCACGCTATGCCTGCTTTTGGGCGTTGCGGTCTATCGGACGGTGGAGTTCGTCAGCTCGCTGATACTCGATAATCTCACAAATTGCGAAAACAGCGGCCGAACGAACTGCCGCGAAGAGGCCCAAGAGCATCCGTTTTACAACGAAAGACGGTAACGTTGATTCCACACGCGATCGCCTGAGGACGCATCTGCGTATTTGAACTGTGAATTCTGCGGTAGTGCGCGGCGATCTTGCAGGAAGTGCCACAAAAGAAACAAACCCGCGGAATTGAGAAGATCAGCCGATCTTCCGGCTGACCCTTCCTTAATCCTTAAACCTTAAATTCGGCCTCAACGGATCATGCCATCAATGTGAAAGCTGGATCGTGATCGCCGGGACCGCATTGCCGACCTTTCGTTCAAACTTTGAAAGACAAAGTACAAGCTCTCGCAAAACACCCCAATTTGCCATGTCGGCCTCTTTCAATGCCGGGCCGATCTTTTTCATAAATTCGTGGCCCGGGTTATCGCCGGGATCGAATTTGTATTCGCCGTTGCCGCCGGTATCGGGCCAGAGAATGTGCGACTCCCGGGCAGAGACGAAGATCCACCCCTCGCGGGCCTTTGGCTTCATCGCCAAAAACGAAACGGCGTTGTTCAGAAGATGCAGAAACTGCATCGTCGCCATTGCGTTCATCGCATCAATGATCCCCACTGAGGGCTGCGCGATGTCGATTCCGGTCGCTATCGCACCCATTTTGGTCGGCTCCATGGCCTGTAGTTTGCCGAGTACCTCGACGACCTTGAAATCGCTGTCGTCAAGGCAATCGTCCCTGGTGTAATGAAAGTTATTTGTGCCTGCCGCAAAGATACTGAATCCCATAGCTATCCTCCGTAGAATTTGGTCAAGAATGAGACGAGTATCCCGTCAAGTTTTGCCGAACTGCGATCGCTCAGATCGTGAATTCAGCGATGACCGGTGCGTGGTCGCTTGGGCGTTCGAGCTCTCGGGTCGAGCGGTCAATTATGCAATCGGTACACTTCTCGGCCAAGGCCGGCGAGGTCCAGATGTAGTCGATGCGCAGGCCGCGGTTCCGCTGCCACGCCCCTTCGCGATAATTCCACCATGAGAACTCCTGTGCATCGCCATTGATCTTTCGAAAAGCGTCGACAAAACCCCATTGCTTTACGTGGTACATCGCGGCCCGTTCGGGCTTTGAGAAATGGAGCTTTCCTTCCCATTGCTGGATGGTCCAGACGTCGAGGTCCTCCATCGCGACGTTGAAATCGCCGCAGAGAAGTACGTCGCTCTCCGCCGAACAGGTGTCGTCAAAGAACTGGCGAAGCCGCTGAAGCCAATCGAGCTTGAAGGTGAACTTGTCGGTCCAGAGCTCGGTTCCGTTCGGGATATAAGTGTTGACGATGCGGACGCCATTGACAGTCCCGGCGATCAGGCGCTTTGGCGATTCGTCGTCGTCATCGGGAAAGCCCTTGACCACGTCCGAGATCTCGTGTTTCGAGAGGATCGCGACGCCGTTGTAAGACTTCTGGCCAAAGAACTCGGCCTTGTATCCCGCCTCGGTGATCGCGGCAAACGGGAAATTTTCGTCAACGCACTTCGTCTCCTGCAGGCAAACAACGTCCGGCCCCGCACGCTCCAGCCAATCACGCAGATGCTCCATTCGCGCGTTTATCGAATTAACGTTCCAGGTCGCGATCTTCATTTCATTACTTTTACCACAAAGAACACAAAGAACACAGAGATCGGCCTTATCGCGTCTTATCGCGAGTTGCGTTCCCAGAAGATGCCGTCGGCGAGGCCCTGGATGGCCTTGTCGGTTTCGGCGAGTTCGAGGCGTTTGGCGGCGAGGAGGCAATACTCTTCGTCGGATTCGATGGCCGTGAAATGCCGGCCCAGCTTTCGGGCGACGACCGCCGTCGTGCCGCTCCCGGCAAATGGATCGAGGACGCTATCGCCTTCATTGGTCGAGGCAAGGATGATCTTGGCAAGGAGTTTTTCGGGTTTCTGCGTCGGGTGATCGGTGTTCTCGGGCATCGACCAGAATGGCACGGTGATGTCGGTCCAGATGTTTGAGGGGTGCGTATCGCGAAAGTTCCCGTCGGCGGTTTCTGTCCAATCTTTTGGCTTGCCTTCTTCGCGATACGGAGCGAGCACGCGGCGACGCTGCTTGACCGCGTCGAGGTTAAATGTGTATTTGTCCGAGCCGGTAAAGAACCAGATATCCTCGGCGGCGTTTTTCCAGTTTGCCTTCGCTCCGCGGCCTTTTTCGCGTTCCCAGGTGATGCGGTTGCGGAGCTTGAAATATCGAGAGCCGGCCCGCTGGATCGCCGCCGAGCTCCGCCAATCGCCGCAGATATAGATGCTTGCTGTCGGAGCAAGGAGCGGTGCCGCGAGCTTCAGCCACGAGTCGAGCCACGCCTCATAAAGCTCATCATCCGTCCGGCGAAACTGCGAGCCGCCAAAGGTTTTCGAGAGGTTATAAGGCGGATCGGCAAATAGGAGATGGATCGAGCCGGCCGCGATCCGCGGCAATTCGGCGAACGCGTCGCCGCAGATGATTCGCGAGCCATCTGCATCAACCGAACCTATCGCCCGGCTAAGGCGTTCGCGTTCCTCGGGCATCACCTCAAGCGTTCGGTTGCGAGGTGCCCGCTGTTTCTGAAGATCGAGTCCTTTCGTCACCAGACAAGTTTAACCCTAATTCGTCTTTCTTATGATCGAGATCGATCCGTCGCGCTCGAGGTATGCGGCCTTGATCTCGTCGATATCTTCGACGTTTCCATTTTCGCGGCACGCCGGCCTTAGTTCCGCGAGGGTCACCTTACTTTTCTCGAGCGCTTCTTCGATCGCTTTACCGTCTTCGACCAGCTTCCGACTATCTTGTTCGACCGCGTCCTCAAAGCCGCCCGAAAAATACGAGACCGATGCGAAAGCCCAGTGAACACTCAGAAGAACGCCTATTACGATCAGCATGTTCAAAATGCTGATCGAGCCTGTGATCGCTCGGGCCATCACCGAACCGACCACAAAACCCAATATAATGTCGATCGCCGAGAAGTCGCCCATGAACCGTCGCTTTGCCAGGCGGACAAGAATATAGGCGATGATATAAACGACGACGGTTCGAACAGCGATCTGCCACGGCGAAAGATTTGCATATTCCTGCTCGACGCCGACCAGCCAGAGAAACCCGTCAATGATCGAATTCTCCATAATCTAAATATTACATAATGTCGGAAGAATGGGTGTCGCCCACGGAACGCTTGACCCTTAAAATAGCGCGTGATAGTCTTTCTTGTTTTGAGACACAAGCGATAAACAGCTCTTTTATTTAGCAGTACTTTTTAATATTTAATATGTTTTTGCTGGCCTTTGCCCAATCGATCCAGCTTTTTCCGGACGGCACTCTATTCATCCACATCGCGCTCATACTCGTGATGATATGGGCGCTCAACCGCACGTTTTTCAAGCCGATCAATCAGGTGATCGCCAAGCGCATGCGCCAGAAGGCCGGCCGCGGCGGCGAGGCCGATGACATCCTGCGCGACGTTGAGGAAAAGAACAAGCAATACGACAAGAAGCTGCTCGCGGCACGCACGAAGAGCTACGAGATGATCGAGCAGGAACGCGAAGCGGCCGTTGCGGCGCGCCAAGCGGCGATCGACAGTGCGAGGGCCGAGGCGTCGGCTTATCTCAACAAGGAGCATGCCGACCTCGATAAAGAGCGGTCCGAGGCAAAGGTAACGGTTGCCCTTGATGCTCACAAGATGGCGGAACAAATAACCGCGACGATCCTGAAGGGATAGTATGTTTTCCTTTTTACTCACAGGTTTATTGCTTTTCGCGGGCGGCGGCGGCACGGGTGCCTCGCCCGAGTGGTGGGATAAGTACATCAATTTCCCGGGCTTTGAGATCTGGCGTTTTGTAAACTTGGCGATCTTCGTCGGCGTTCTGACTTACCTGCTCAAGAAGCCGCTTTCTGAGGCCTTTAAGGCACGCCGCGAGGTTATCCGGGCCGAGCTGATCAAAGCCGAAGAGGCAAAGAAGGCCGCACTCGCAAAGCTGACCGAGGTCGAGACGAAGCTTGCCGGTGCGGATGCCGAGATCGACCAGATCAATCGCGAAGCGACGCGTGACGTCGAGGCCGAAAAGACAAGGCTGATGGCCCAGGCCGAGGCCGAAGCCAAGAAGCTTAAGCAGCAGGCCGAGAACGAATCTGTGCGTGTGCATCAGGTGGCCCAGCTCGAGCTTCGCCGCTTTGCCGCCGAGGAAAGCCTCCGCGTCGCCGAAGAGAAACTTCGCGAGCGTGTTACGCCCGAGACCGACAACCGGCTCGTCAAGGAAGGAATTGCCGCGATCGGAGGGTTGAACTGAAATGAGTAGTGTTGAAACAGTTGCACGCCGCTACGCGACAGCCCTTGCCGATGTGGTCGAAAAGACCGGCGAGGCCGATTCGATCCGCGCGGAATTGAGGACCTGGGAGGCGATGATCGCCTCAAATGCCGACCTCAGCAATGCCTTTGGCAATCCGTCGATCGCACACCTGAAAAAGGAAGCCGTGCTCGAAAAGCTGATCGCACGGGCAAAGCCTTCGCGGACGACCTCGAATTTTCTCCGCGTTCTATTGCGGAACGGCAGGATCAATGAACTTGCTCAGGTCGGCACGAAGTTCGATTCGGTCATCGAGGAACGCCGCGGGATCGTGCATGGGACGGTTACCTCGGCCCACGACCTCTCAGCGGCCGAAAATGCCGAGCTTAAGGCGGCTCTCGAAAAGGTAACGGGCAAGACCGTTAATCTTACATACAGCAATGATAAGGACCTGATCGGCGGCGTCGTTGCCCGGATCGGCTCCACGGTTTATGACAGCTCGGTTAAGACCCAGCTTGCGACTTTAAGAGAAAGACTTTTAGAAAGGTAGGCATTCTCCGGCGTTCGAGGCTTCTTGGCCCGGCGGGCGGAAATAAATAACTTATATGGAAGCGATAAAAGCTAACGAGATCAGTGAGATCATCCGTGCCCAGATCGAAGATTTCGATGCAAGCATGAAGGTTGACGAGGTCGGGTCGGTCATCAAGGTCGGCGACGGCATTGCCGAGATCTACGGCCTTGAAAAGGTAATGGCCGGCGAACTTCTTGAGTTTGACCATGGCGTCCGCGGCCTTGCACTCAACCTCGAGGAAGACAAGGTCGGCTGCGTGCTCTTCGGCGATTTCCAGAAGATCAAAGAAGGCGACGAAGCCAAGCGCACCAAGCGCATCATGAGCGTGCCGGTCGGCGATGCAATGGTCGGCCGCGTGGTCGATGCACTCGGCAACGCCATTGACGGTAAGGGAGAGATACTGACCGACCAGTTTTACCCGGTCGAAAGTATCGCTCCCGGCATCATCGACCGCCAGCCGGTTAAAGAGCCGCTCCAAACTGGCCTCAAGGCCATCGATGCGATGGTCCCGATCGGCCGCGGACAGCGTGAGCTGATCATCGGCGACCGCCAGACGGGCAAGACCGCCGTTGCGATCGACACCATCATCAACCAAAAGGGCAAGGACGTCATCTGTATCTACGTCGCAATCGGCCAGAAGGCCTCGACCGTTGCGCAGGTCCGCCAGAAGCTCGAAGAATACGGTGCGATGGACTACACGATCATCGTCAACGCCTCGGCTTCGGATCCGGCAGCTATGCAGTTCCTCGCTCCTTATTCGGGATGCGCGATGGGCGAATACTTCCGCGACAATGGCCGCCATGCTCTGACGATCTACGACGATCTTTCGAAGCAGGCTGCCGCATATCGCGAGATCTCGCTTCTGCTCCGGCGTCCTCCGGGCCGAGAAGCATACCCCGGCGACGTTTTCTATCTACACTCACGCCTGCTCGAGCGTGCTGCAAAGATGTCGGACAAACGCGGCGGCGGTTCGCTGACAAGCTTGCCGATCATCGAAACACAGGCCGGCGATATCTCGGCATATATTCCGACCAACGTCATCTCGATCACGGACGGGCAGATCTTCCTTGAGTCCGACCTCTTCAACTCGGGCGTCCGGCCGGCGATCAACGTCGGTAACTCGGTTTCCCGCGTTGGCGGTTCGGCACAGATCAAGGCGATGAAGTCGGTTGCCGGTACGCTCCGCATCGACCTCGCCCAGTACCGCGAGCTTGCGGCCTTTGCCCAGTTCGGATCGGACCTCGATAAATCGACGCAGTCGCAGCTCGAACGCGGCAAGCGGCTGACCGAGATCCTAAAGCAGGGCCAGTATCAGCCGATGGAGGTCGAGGACCAGGTGATCATCATCTGGACCGTTACCAACGGCTTTGCCGACGACGTTGCGGTCGAAGACCTGAAGGAATTTGAATCCCAGCTTCATTCCTATATGAAGAACACGCAGCCGGGTGTGATGAACGGCCTGCGGGAAAAGAAGGCCCTTGACGACGCTCTGAAGGCCGAGCTTAAGGAAGCGATCGAAGACTTCAAGGCGACCCGCTGGGGCAAGGAAGAAGCCGGAGCGGCAGCAGCATAGCAATTAGAAATTCCAAATTCCAAATTCCAGATTCGGGGTACTTTAGGGTCTGAATCTGGAATCTGGAATCCGGAATCTGGAATCTAAAGAAATGGCAAGTCTTTTGGACATGCGCCGGCGAATTAAGTCGGTCAAAAACACGCAGCAGATCACCAAGGCGATGAAGATGGTGGCGGCGGCAAAGCTTAAGCGGGCACAGGACCGCGTTATTGCCTCACGCCCGTTTGCCAAGAAGATGTCTGAGGTGCTCGGCAGCCTGAGTGCGCGAGTTTCGGATGATTTTTCGCATCCGCTCTTGGAAGAGCGTGGTGACATGAATTATCTCCTCGTGCTCGTTACGGCAGACAAGGGCCTCGCCGGTGCCTTCAACGCAAACGTCATCAAGGCCGCCCAGGCATTCATCGCCGATAACCCCGGAAAGAATATCCGGATGATGCCGGTCGGCCGCAAGGGCCGCGACTTTTTCAAGCGACGCGAGATGGACCTCACCTCGGAGTACGTCGGCATCACAGGCGCGGGAACGGTGCGATACACCGACGCCGCCGAGATCGGCCAGGATGTGATCAAGACCTTTACCGAGGACGAGACGATCGACAAGGTCTTTCTTATCTTTACCGAGTTCAAGACCGTACTTTCGCAAAAGCCGATCGTCGAGCAGCTTTTGCCGATCCCGAAGATCGCTTCCGAAGGCGCGAGCGAAGAAGCGGGCGAGGCCGAATATATCTATGAGCAGCCGCCGGCCGAGATCTTCGGCAAGCTGCTGCCCAAGCAGGTCGAGACACAGATCTACCGCTCAATGCTCGAATCCGTCGCCTCGGAACAGGGCTCGCGGATGACGGCAATGGATTCGGCCTCAAAGAACGCCGGCGAACTCATCGACTCGCTAACGCTCAATATGAACCGCATCCGCCAGGCGGCGATCACCAAGGAGATCATCGAGGTCGTCTCCGGCGCCGCGGCTCTCTAACGCACCTTGCATTTTCATCAGAAAAGCTGTCTTTCGGGGCAGCTTTTCTTTTTCTCTTCTGAATGGCCTTAGCCCGGGTTGCCACCTGACGCGCAAACGAGAGGCTATTGAAATCAGGGTCGTTTTCGCATATGCTAGGCGTGCTTTTCGCATTCTCGTTACTCAAAAGACAAGAAAACGGAGGACCATATGTTTCTAGGAATCGGCGCTTTGTTGATGTTGATCTGCATAATTTGGTTCGTAGTACTCAGTGTTCAAACCGGTGCAAGCACGGGTGAAAAGGTGATCTGGGCGGTCGTTAACCTGCTCTTTCAACCCTTGGCGGGAATCATTTTCTTTTTCGTCAAGAAGCAAGGGCTTGTTCCGATGATCCTCGGCATCATCGGCGTGGTCTTTTACGGCTATGGCTTTACGACCTCGATGGGCGAGATCATGAGCACGATGCCATAGGATGAGCTTTTCGGATAAGTTGTCTTACAGGTGGCGCGAGCGGTTTTTCCGCTACGCGCCGCTTTTTGTTTGGCTTGGGGTGATCGCCTGGCTTTCGTCGGATTCGGGGGCGATGAGCGAGACCTCGCGGTTCGTCCGCCCGATCTTGCGGTTTCTTTTCTCCGAGGCGAGCGAGGAGACAATCCTGACGCTCCACGGGCTGGTTCGCAAATCGGCCCATGTTTTTGTTTATTCGATCCTCGCCTT
This window harbors:
- a CDS encoding F0F1 ATP synthase subunit alpha, with amino-acid sequence MEAIKANEISEIIRAQIEDFDASMKVDEVGSVIKVGDGIAEIYGLEKVMAGELLEFDHGVRGLALNLEEDKVGCVLFGDFQKIKEGDEAKRTKRIMSVPVGDAMVGRVVDALGNAIDGKGEILTDQFYPVESIAPGIIDRQPVKEPLQTGLKAIDAMVPIGRGQRELIIGDRQTGKTAVAIDTIINQKGKDVICIYVAIGQKASTVAQVRQKLEEYGAMDYTIIVNASASDPAAMQFLAPYSGCAMGEYFRDNGRHALTIYDDLSKQAAAYREISLLLRRPPGREAYPGDVFYLHSRLLERAAKMSDKRGGGSLTSLPIIETQAGDISAYIPTNVISITDGQIFLESDLFNSGVRPAINVGNSVSRVGGSAQIKAMKSVAGTLRIDLAQYRELAAFAQFGSDLDKSTQSQLERGKRLTEILKQGQYQPMEVEDQVIIIWTVTNGFADDVAVEDLKEFESQLHSYMKNTQPGVMNGLREKKALDDALKAELKEAIEDFKATRWGKEEAGAAAA
- a CDS encoding VanZ family protein — protein: MSFSDKLSYRWRERFFRYAPLFVWLGVIAWLSSDSGAMSETSRFVRPILRFLFSEASEETILTLHGLVRKSAHVFVYSILAFLAARALLGTSLAAIRRRWAAAAIGLVFLIASLDELNQSYSGGTRTGSIWDVALDTVSGAAAIGIIYLLLNRPFIKKLIGSG
- a CDS encoding DUF421 domain-containing protein — its product is MENSIIDGFLWLVGVEQEYANLSPWQIAVRTVVVYIIAYILVRLAKRRFMGDFSAIDIILGFVVGSVMARAITGSISILNMLIVIGVLLSVHWAFASVSYFSGGFEDAVEQDSRKLVEDGKAIEEALEKSKVTLAELRPACRENGNVEDIDEIKAAYLERDGSISIIRKTN
- a CDS encoding ATP synthase F0 subunit B; the encoded protein is MFSFLLTGLLLFAGGGGTGASPEWWDKYINFPGFEIWRFVNLAIFVGVLTYLLKKPLSEAFKARREVIRAELIKAEEAKKAALAKLTEVETKLAGADAEIDQINREATRDVEAEKTRLMAQAEAEAKKLKQQAENESVRVHQVAQLELRRFAAEESLRVAEEKLRERVTPETDNRLVKEGIAAIGGLN
- the atpG gene encoding ATP synthase F1 subunit gamma, yielding MASLLDMRRRIKSVKNTQQITKAMKMVAAAKLKRAQDRVIASRPFAKKMSEVLGSLSARVSDDFSHPLLEERGDMNYLLVLVTADKGLAGAFNANVIKAAQAFIADNPGKNIRMMPVGRKGRDFFKRREMDLTSEYVGITGAGTVRYTDAAEIGQDVIKTFTEDETIDKVFLIFTEFKTVLSQKPIVEQLLPIPKIASEGASEEAGEAEYIYEQPPAEIFGKLLPKQVETQIYRSMLESVASEQGSRMTAMDSASKNAGELIDSLTLNMNRIRQAAITKEIIEVVSGAAAL
- a CDS encoding ATP synthase F0 subunit B; this encodes MFLLAFAQSIQLFPDGTLFIHIALILVMIWALNRTFFKPINQVIAKRMRQKAGRGGEADDILRDVEEKNKQYDKKLLAARTKSYEMIEQEREAAVAARQAAIDSARAEASAYLNKEHADLDKERSEAKVTVALDAHKMAEQITATILKG
- the atpH gene encoding ATP synthase F1 subunit delta, which codes for MSSVETVARRYATALADVVEKTGEADSIRAELRTWEAMIASNADLSNAFGNPSIAHLKKEAVLEKLIARAKPSRTTSNFLRVLLRNGRINELAQVGTKFDSVIEERRGIVHGTVTSAHDLSAAENAELKAALEKVTGKTVNLTYSNDKDLIGGVVARIGSTVYDSSVKTQLATLRERLLER